A part of Ziziphus jujuba cultivar Dongzao chromosome 8, ASM3175591v1 genomic DNA contains:
- the LOC107414013 gene encoding uncharacterized protein LOC107414013 isoform X4 gives MVFPFGSAPLKTYLPDGDIDLTIICQQNMEEDLARSLCSILKGEEGSEFQVKDVQYIHAQQVKIVKCTVKNISVDISFNQLAGLHTLCFLEQVDQLVGKDHLFKRSILLIKAWCYYESRILGAHHGLISTYALETMVLYIVNFFYGSICGPLEVLYRFLEYYSTFDWHNYCVSINGPVSLSTITEIEFETPEDNMDGLLLSKEFLKNCRDIYSVPIRAQEARGQEFSIKRLNILDPLKYNNNLGRCVSKGNFHRIICALSYGAQKLGEILMLPGESIGGALEKFFMTTLERNGSGQRPDVPVPVPAFGTGRTEISDLGGDYDSYYGGLWYGQWYYYYTLPVYIPPSPIPSQMWNENAMDTLARSVWGHQNVIYHRGTDVFVPTLPLYYPNASQISAAAAYSIERTGRSRGTGTYIPDMTRHFYRDMHNEMTSAADSSFPESMQHALLLESAEESPEESPEERDKVEEVPSERDECQSSIPLDLSIKEFPLLNGNEKSSSECQSSMPPDLSIKEFPHLKGNGKSTMTMTEIGESSELAAKTQQAQVLSPTLMNMEFGTFKDTLVQAGSTSPGINNQAVASVSHPLDPRQCVTVIGRQEQKELSEGKGKMIEPYQLKDCGDFPPLKIQSWIVKMEQETGPKQQ, from the exons ATG GTATTTCCATTTGGTTCAGCTCCACTGAAAACCTATCTTCCTGATGGGGATATTGATTTGACTATCATCTGTCAGCAAAACATGGAGGAGGATTTAGCCAGAAGTTTATGCAGTATCCTCAAAGGTGAAGAGGGTTCTGAATTCCAGGTTAAAGATGTTCAATACATCCATGCACAG CAGGTTAAGATCGTGAAGTGCACTGTGAAGAATATCTCAGTAGACATCTCTTTCAATCAATTGGCTGGGCTCCACACCCTGTGCTTTTTGGAGCAG GTCGACCAACTTGTTGGGAAAGACCATCTCTTTAAAAGAAGTATTCTCTTGATTAAAGCTTGGTGCTATTATGAAAGTCGAATTCTTGGTGCACACCATGGCTTGATTTCAACATATGCACTCGAAACAATGGTCTTGTATATCGTCAATTTCTTTTATGGATCAATATGTGGTCCTCTGGAG GTACTCTACAGATTCTTGGAATACTACAGCACATTTGATTGGCATAATTATTGTGTCAGTATAAACGGTCCAGTTTCCTTATCTACCATTACTGAAATAGAGT TTGAGACACCAGAAGATAATATGGATGGATTACTTCTTAGCAAGGAGTTTCTTAAAAACTGCAGAGACATATATTCAGTTCCAATAAGGGCGCAGGAGGCTCGAGGGCAAGAATTCTCTATTAAGCGGCTCAACATATTGGATCCTCTAAAATACAACAACAACCTAGGACGCTGTGTTAGTAAAG GCAATTTCCACCGCATAATTTGTGCTCTTTCCTATGGAGCTCAAAAGCTTGGTGAGATACTTATGCTGCCAGGAGAAAGCATAGGTGGAGCACTTGAGAAGTTTTTCATGACCACCTTGGAGAGGAATGGAAGTGGACAAAGACCAGATGTGCCAGTTCCTGTTCCAGCATTTGGTACTGGAAGAACTGAAATTTCTGACCTCGGTGGAGACTATGACAGTTACTATGGTGGTTTATGGTATGGGCAGTGGTACTATTATTATACCTTACCTGTCTATATACCTCCCAGTCCAATCCCTTCACAAATGTGGAACGAGAATGCAATGGATACACTGGCTCGGTCAGTTTGGGGTCATCAGAATGTAATTTATCATAGGGGGACAGATGTATTTGTCCCGACTCTGCCATTATATTATCCTAATGCTTCCCAAATATCTGCGGCGGCTGCTTATAGTATTGAAAGGACAGGGAGATCACGAGGAACAGGGACATACATACCAGACATG ACTCGTCATTTTTACAGAGATATGCATAATGAGATGACATCAGCTGCAGACTCATCATTTCCAGAATCCATGCAACATGCTTTGTTGCTAGAATCAGCGGAAGAATCACCTGAAGAATCCCCTGAAGAGAGGGACAAGGTTGAGGAGGTTCCCTCAGAAAGGGATGAGTGTCAAAGTAGTATTCCCCTTGATCTTTCAATCAAAGAATTCCCACTTCTTAATGGCAACGAAAAATCCTCAAGTGAATGTCAAAGTAGCATGCCTCCTGATCTTTCAATCAAAGAATTTCCACATCTTAAAGGCAATGGAAAATCCACCATGACAATGACAGAAATTGGTGAGTCCAGTGAGTTGGCTGCAAAGACTCAGCAGGCTCAAGTTTTGTCTCCCACCCTTATGAATATGGAATTTGGAACTTTCAAAGATACACTAGTACAAGCAGGATCAACTTCCCCAGGAATAAATAATCAGGCAGTTGCTTCTGTTTCACATCCTCTGGACCCTCGGCAATGTGTCACTGTAATTGGAAGGCAGGAGCAGAAAGAATTATCAGAGGGCAAAGGAAAAAT GATTGAACCCTATCAGCTGAAAGATTGTGGGGATTTCCCCCCTTTGAAGATTCAGAGTTGGATCGTAAAAATGGAACAAGAAACAGGACCAAAGCAACAGTGA
- the LOC107414013 gene encoding uncharacterized protein LOC107414013 isoform X2: protein MEEFQRTLSPCSSLSSYVSSCNPDPLSIDVELWLMAEQRAHEVLCTVQPNVVSELRRKEVMNYIQGLINGYFGNEVFPFGSAPLKTYLPDGDIDLTIICQQNMEEDLARSLCSILKGEEGSEFQVKDVQYIHAQVKIVKCTVKNISVDISFNQLAGLHTLCFLEQVDQLVGKDHLFKRSILLIKAWCYYESRILGAHHGLISTYALETMVLYIVNFFYGSICGPLEVLYRFLEYYSTFDWHNYCVSINGPVSLSTITEIEFETPEDNMDGLLLSKEFLKNCRDIYSVPIRAQEARGQEFSIKRLNILDPLKYNNNLGRCVSKGNFHRIICALSYGAQKLGEILMLPGESIGGALEKFFMTTLERNGSGQRPDVPVPVPAFGTGRTEISDLGGDYDSYYGGLWYGQWYYYYTLPVYIPPSPIPSQMWNENAMDTLARSVWGHQNVIYHRGTDVFVPTLPLYYPNASQISAAAAYSIERTGRSRGTGTYIPDMTRHFYRDMHNEMTSAADSSFPESMQHALLLESAEESPEESPEERDKVEEVPSERDECQSSIPLDLSIKEFPLLNGNEKSSSECQSSMPPDLSIKEFPHLKGNGKSTMTMTEIGESSELAAKTQQAQVLSPTLMNMEFGTFKDTLVQAGSTSPGINNQAVASVSHPLDPRQCVTVIGRQEQKELSEGKGKICCFCL from the exons ATGGAAGAATTTCAAAGGACTTTGTCCCCTTGCTCCTCTTTGTCCTCTTATGTGTCTTCATGTAACCCAGATCCATTGTCAATTGATGTGGAACTCTGGCTGATGGCCGAGCAAAGAGCCCATGAGGTATTATGTACCGTTCAACCAAATGTAGTTTCTGAGCTAAGGAGAAAGGAGGTTATGAATTATATTCAGGGGCTAATTAACGGATACTTTGGAAATGAG GTATTTCCATTTGGTTCAGCTCCACTGAAAACCTATCTTCCTGATGGGGATATTGATTTGACTATCATCTGTCAGCAAAACATGGAGGAGGATTTAGCCAGAAGTTTATGCAGTATCCTCAAAGGTGAAGAGGGTTCTGAATTCCAGGTTAAAGATGTTCAATACATCCATGCACAG GTTAAGATCGTGAAGTGCACTGTGAAGAATATCTCAGTAGACATCTCTTTCAATCAATTGGCTGGGCTCCACACCCTGTGCTTTTTGGAGCAG GTCGACCAACTTGTTGGGAAAGACCATCTCTTTAAAAGAAGTATTCTCTTGATTAAAGCTTGGTGCTATTATGAAAGTCGAATTCTTGGTGCACACCATGGCTTGATTTCAACATATGCACTCGAAACAATGGTCTTGTATATCGTCAATTTCTTTTATGGATCAATATGTGGTCCTCTGGAG GTACTCTACAGATTCTTGGAATACTACAGCACATTTGATTGGCATAATTATTGTGTCAGTATAAACGGTCCAGTTTCCTTATCTACCATTACTGAAATAGAGT TTGAGACACCAGAAGATAATATGGATGGATTACTTCTTAGCAAGGAGTTTCTTAAAAACTGCAGAGACATATATTCAGTTCCAATAAGGGCGCAGGAGGCTCGAGGGCAAGAATTCTCTATTAAGCGGCTCAACATATTGGATCCTCTAAAATACAACAACAACCTAGGACGCTGTGTTAGTAAAG GCAATTTCCACCGCATAATTTGTGCTCTTTCCTATGGAGCTCAAAAGCTTGGTGAGATACTTATGCTGCCAGGAGAAAGCATAGGTGGAGCACTTGAGAAGTTTTTCATGACCACCTTGGAGAGGAATGGAAGTGGACAAAGACCAGATGTGCCAGTTCCTGTTCCAGCATTTGGTACTGGAAGAACTGAAATTTCTGACCTCGGTGGAGACTATGACAGTTACTATGGTGGTTTATGGTATGGGCAGTGGTACTATTATTATACCTTACCTGTCTATATACCTCCCAGTCCAATCCCTTCACAAATGTGGAACGAGAATGCAATGGATACACTGGCTCGGTCAGTTTGGGGTCATCAGAATGTAATTTATCATAGGGGGACAGATGTATTTGTCCCGACTCTGCCATTATATTATCCTAATGCTTCCCAAATATCTGCGGCGGCTGCTTATAGTATTGAAAGGACAGGGAGATCACGAGGAACAGGGACATACATACCAGACATG ACTCGTCATTTTTACAGAGATATGCATAATGAGATGACATCAGCTGCAGACTCATCATTTCCAGAATCCATGCAACATGCTTTGTTGCTAGAATCAGCGGAAGAATCACCTGAAGAATCCCCTGAAGAGAGGGACAAGGTTGAGGAGGTTCCCTCAGAAAGGGATGAGTGTCAAAGTAGTATTCCCCTTGATCTTTCAATCAAAGAATTCCCACTTCTTAATGGCAACGAAAAATCCTCAAGTGAATGTCAAAGTAGCATGCCTCCTGATCTTTCAATCAAAGAATTTCCACATCTTAAAGGCAATGGAAAATCCACCATGACAATGACAGAAATTGGTGAGTCCAGTGAGTTGGCTGCAAAGACTCAGCAGGCTCAAGTTTTGTCTCCCACCCTTATGAATATGGAATTTGGAACTTTCAAAGATACACTAGTACAAGCAGGATCAACTTCCCCAGGAATAAATAATCAGGCAGTTGCTTCTGTTTCACATCCTCTGGACCCTCGGCAATGTGTCACTGTAATTGGAAGGCAGGAGCAGAAAGAATTATCAGAGGGCAAAGGAAAAAT TTGTTGTTTTTGTCTGTAG
- the LOC107414013 gene encoding uncharacterized protein LOC107414013 isoform X1 has translation MEEFQRTLSPCSSLSSYVSSCNPDPLSIDVELWLMAEQRAHEVLCTVQPNVVSELRRKEVMNYIQGLINGYFGNEVFPFGSAPLKTYLPDGDIDLTIICQQNMEEDLARSLCSILKGEEGSEFQVKDVQYIHAQVKIVKCTVKNISVDISFNQLAGLHTLCFLEQVDQLVGKDHLFKRSILLIKAWCYYESRILGAHHGLISTYALETMVLYIVNFFYGSICGPLEVLYRFLEYYSTFDWHNYCVSINGPVSLSTITEIEFETPEDNMDGLLLSKEFLKNCRDIYSVPIRAQEARGQEFSIKRLNILDPLKYNNNLGRCVSKGNFHRIICALSYGAQKLGEILMLPGESIGGALEKFFMTTLERNGSGQRPDVPVPVPAFGTGRTEISDLGGDYDSYYGGLWYGQWYYYYTLPVYIPPSPIPSQMWNENAMDTLARSVWGHQNVIYHRGTDVFVPTLPLYYPNASQISAAAAYSIERTGRSRGTGTYIPDMTRHFYRDMHNEMTSAADSSFPESMQHALLLESAEESPEESPEERDKVEEVPSERDECQSSIPLDLSIKEFPLLNGNEKSSSECQSSMPPDLSIKEFPHLKGNGKSTMTMTEIGESSELAAKTQQAQVLSPTLMNMEFGTFKDTLVQAGSTSPGINNQAVASVSHPLDPRQCVTVIGRQEQKELSEGKGKMIEPYQLKDCGDFPPLKIQSWIVKMEQETGPKQQ, from the exons ATGGAAGAATTTCAAAGGACTTTGTCCCCTTGCTCCTCTTTGTCCTCTTATGTGTCTTCATGTAACCCAGATCCATTGTCAATTGATGTGGAACTCTGGCTGATGGCCGAGCAAAGAGCCCATGAGGTATTATGTACCGTTCAACCAAATGTAGTTTCTGAGCTAAGGAGAAAGGAGGTTATGAATTATATTCAGGGGCTAATTAACGGATACTTTGGAAATGAG GTATTTCCATTTGGTTCAGCTCCACTGAAAACCTATCTTCCTGATGGGGATATTGATTTGACTATCATCTGTCAGCAAAACATGGAGGAGGATTTAGCCAGAAGTTTATGCAGTATCCTCAAAGGTGAAGAGGGTTCTGAATTCCAGGTTAAAGATGTTCAATACATCCATGCACAG GTTAAGATCGTGAAGTGCACTGTGAAGAATATCTCAGTAGACATCTCTTTCAATCAATTGGCTGGGCTCCACACCCTGTGCTTTTTGGAGCAG GTCGACCAACTTGTTGGGAAAGACCATCTCTTTAAAAGAAGTATTCTCTTGATTAAAGCTTGGTGCTATTATGAAAGTCGAATTCTTGGTGCACACCATGGCTTGATTTCAACATATGCACTCGAAACAATGGTCTTGTATATCGTCAATTTCTTTTATGGATCAATATGTGGTCCTCTGGAG GTACTCTACAGATTCTTGGAATACTACAGCACATTTGATTGGCATAATTATTGTGTCAGTATAAACGGTCCAGTTTCCTTATCTACCATTACTGAAATAGAGT TTGAGACACCAGAAGATAATATGGATGGATTACTTCTTAGCAAGGAGTTTCTTAAAAACTGCAGAGACATATATTCAGTTCCAATAAGGGCGCAGGAGGCTCGAGGGCAAGAATTCTCTATTAAGCGGCTCAACATATTGGATCCTCTAAAATACAACAACAACCTAGGACGCTGTGTTAGTAAAG GCAATTTCCACCGCATAATTTGTGCTCTTTCCTATGGAGCTCAAAAGCTTGGTGAGATACTTATGCTGCCAGGAGAAAGCATAGGTGGAGCACTTGAGAAGTTTTTCATGACCACCTTGGAGAGGAATGGAAGTGGACAAAGACCAGATGTGCCAGTTCCTGTTCCAGCATTTGGTACTGGAAGAACTGAAATTTCTGACCTCGGTGGAGACTATGACAGTTACTATGGTGGTTTATGGTATGGGCAGTGGTACTATTATTATACCTTACCTGTCTATATACCTCCCAGTCCAATCCCTTCACAAATGTGGAACGAGAATGCAATGGATACACTGGCTCGGTCAGTTTGGGGTCATCAGAATGTAATTTATCATAGGGGGACAGATGTATTTGTCCCGACTCTGCCATTATATTATCCTAATGCTTCCCAAATATCTGCGGCGGCTGCTTATAGTATTGAAAGGACAGGGAGATCACGAGGAACAGGGACATACATACCAGACATG ACTCGTCATTTTTACAGAGATATGCATAATGAGATGACATCAGCTGCAGACTCATCATTTCCAGAATCCATGCAACATGCTTTGTTGCTAGAATCAGCGGAAGAATCACCTGAAGAATCCCCTGAAGAGAGGGACAAGGTTGAGGAGGTTCCCTCAGAAAGGGATGAGTGTCAAAGTAGTATTCCCCTTGATCTTTCAATCAAAGAATTCCCACTTCTTAATGGCAACGAAAAATCCTCAAGTGAATGTCAAAGTAGCATGCCTCCTGATCTTTCAATCAAAGAATTTCCACATCTTAAAGGCAATGGAAAATCCACCATGACAATGACAGAAATTGGTGAGTCCAGTGAGTTGGCTGCAAAGACTCAGCAGGCTCAAGTTTTGTCTCCCACCCTTATGAATATGGAATTTGGAACTTTCAAAGATACACTAGTACAAGCAGGATCAACTTCCCCAGGAATAAATAATCAGGCAGTTGCTTCTGTTTCACATCCTCTGGACCCTCGGCAATGTGTCACTGTAATTGGAAGGCAGGAGCAGAAAGAATTATCAGAGGGCAAAGGAAAAAT GATTGAACCCTATCAGCTGAAAGATTGTGGGGATTTCCCCCCTTTGAAGATTCAGAGTTGGATCGTAAAAATGGAACAAGAAACAGGACCAAAGCAACAGTGA
- the LOC107414013 gene encoding uncharacterized protein LOC107414013 isoform X3, translating into MAEQRAHEVLCTVQPNVVSELRRKEVMNYIQGLINGYFGNEVFPFGSAPLKTYLPDGDIDLTIICQQNMEEDLARSLCSILKGEEGSEFQVKDVQYIHAQQVKIVKCTVKNISVDISFNQLAGLHTLCFLEQVDQLVGKDHLFKRSILLIKAWCYYESRILGAHHGLISTYALETMVLYIVNFFYGSICGPLEVLYRFLEYYSTFDWHNYCVSINGPVSLSTITEIEFETPEDNMDGLLLSKEFLKNCRDIYSVPIRAQEARGQEFSIKRLNILDPLKYNNNLGRCVSKGNFHRIICALSYGAQKLGEILMLPGESIGGALEKFFMTTLERNGSGQRPDVPVPVPAFGTGRTEISDLGGDYDSYYGGLWYGQWYYYYTLPVYIPPSPIPSQMWNENAMDTLARSVWGHQNVIYHRGTDVFVPTLPLYYPNASQISAAAAYSIERTGRSRGTGTYIPDMTRHFYRDMHNEMTSAADSSFPESMQHALLLESAEESPEESPEERDKVEEVPSERDECQSSIPLDLSIKEFPLLNGNEKSSSECQSSMPPDLSIKEFPHLKGNGKSTMTMTEIGESSELAAKTQQAQVLSPTLMNMEFGTFKDTLVQAGSTSPGINNQAVASVSHPLDPRQCVTVIGRQEQKELSEGKGKMIEPYQLKDCGDFPPLKIQSWIVKMEQETGPKQQ; encoded by the exons ATGGCCGAGCAAAGAGCCCATGAGGTATTATGTACCGTTCAACCAAATGTAGTTTCTGAGCTAAGGAGAAAGGAGGTTATGAATTATATTCAGGGGCTAATTAACGGATACTTTGGAAATGAG GTATTTCCATTTGGTTCAGCTCCACTGAAAACCTATCTTCCTGATGGGGATATTGATTTGACTATCATCTGTCAGCAAAACATGGAGGAGGATTTAGCCAGAAGTTTATGCAGTATCCTCAAAGGTGAAGAGGGTTCTGAATTCCAGGTTAAAGATGTTCAATACATCCATGCACAG CAGGTTAAGATCGTGAAGTGCACTGTGAAGAATATCTCAGTAGACATCTCTTTCAATCAATTGGCTGGGCTCCACACCCTGTGCTTTTTGGAGCAG GTCGACCAACTTGTTGGGAAAGACCATCTCTTTAAAAGAAGTATTCTCTTGATTAAAGCTTGGTGCTATTATGAAAGTCGAATTCTTGGTGCACACCATGGCTTGATTTCAACATATGCACTCGAAACAATGGTCTTGTATATCGTCAATTTCTTTTATGGATCAATATGTGGTCCTCTGGAG GTACTCTACAGATTCTTGGAATACTACAGCACATTTGATTGGCATAATTATTGTGTCAGTATAAACGGTCCAGTTTCCTTATCTACCATTACTGAAATAGAGT TTGAGACACCAGAAGATAATATGGATGGATTACTTCTTAGCAAGGAGTTTCTTAAAAACTGCAGAGACATATATTCAGTTCCAATAAGGGCGCAGGAGGCTCGAGGGCAAGAATTCTCTATTAAGCGGCTCAACATATTGGATCCTCTAAAATACAACAACAACCTAGGACGCTGTGTTAGTAAAG GCAATTTCCACCGCATAATTTGTGCTCTTTCCTATGGAGCTCAAAAGCTTGGTGAGATACTTATGCTGCCAGGAGAAAGCATAGGTGGAGCACTTGAGAAGTTTTTCATGACCACCTTGGAGAGGAATGGAAGTGGACAAAGACCAGATGTGCCAGTTCCTGTTCCAGCATTTGGTACTGGAAGAACTGAAATTTCTGACCTCGGTGGAGACTATGACAGTTACTATGGTGGTTTATGGTATGGGCAGTGGTACTATTATTATACCTTACCTGTCTATATACCTCCCAGTCCAATCCCTTCACAAATGTGGAACGAGAATGCAATGGATACACTGGCTCGGTCAGTTTGGGGTCATCAGAATGTAATTTATCATAGGGGGACAGATGTATTTGTCCCGACTCTGCCATTATATTATCCTAATGCTTCCCAAATATCTGCGGCGGCTGCTTATAGTATTGAAAGGACAGGGAGATCACGAGGAACAGGGACATACATACCAGACATG ACTCGTCATTTTTACAGAGATATGCATAATGAGATGACATCAGCTGCAGACTCATCATTTCCAGAATCCATGCAACATGCTTTGTTGCTAGAATCAGCGGAAGAATCACCTGAAGAATCCCCTGAAGAGAGGGACAAGGTTGAGGAGGTTCCCTCAGAAAGGGATGAGTGTCAAAGTAGTATTCCCCTTGATCTTTCAATCAAAGAATTCCCACTTCTTAATGGCAACGAAAAATCCTCAAGTGAATGTCAAAGTAGCATGCCTCCTGATCTTTCAATCAAAGAATTTCCACATCTTAAAGGCAATGGAAAATCCACCATGACAATGACAGAAATTGGTGAGTCCAGTGAGTTGGCTGCAAAGACTCAGCAGGCTCAAGTTTTGTCTCCCACCCTTATGAATATGGAATTTGGAACTTTCAAAGATACACTAGTACAAGCAGGATCAACTTCCCCAGGAATAAATAATCAGGCAGTTGCTTCTGTTTCACATCCTCTGGACCCTCGGCAATGTGTCACTGTAATTGGAAGGCAGGAGCAGAAAGAATTATCAGAGGGCAAAGGAAAAAT GATTGAACCCTATCAGCTGAAAGATTGTGGGGATTTCCCCCCTTTGAAGATTCAGAGTTGGATCGTAAAAATGGAACAAGAAACAGGACCAAAGCAACAGTGA
- the LOC107414013 gene encoding uncharacterized protein LOC107414013 isoform X5 translates to MEEDLARSLCSILKGEEGSEFQVKDVQYIHAQQVKIVKCTVKNISVDISFNQLAGLHTLCFLEQVDQLVGKDHLFKRSILLIKAWCYYESRILGAHHGLISTYALETMVLYIVNFFYGSICGPLEVLYRFLEYYSTFDWHNYCVSINGPVSLSTITEIEFETPEDNMDGLLLSKEFLKNCRDIYSVPIRAQEARGQEFSIKRLNILDPLKYNNNLGRCVSKGNFHRIICALSYGAQKLGEILMLPGESIGGALEKFFMTTLERNGSGQRPDVPVPVPAFGTGRTEISDLGGDYDSYYGGLWYGQWYYYYTLPVYIPPSPIPSQMWNENAMDTLARSVWGHQNVIYHRGTDVFVPTLPLYYPNASQISAAAAYSIERTGRSRGTGTYIPDMTRHFYRDMHNEMTSAADSSFPESMQHALLLESAEESPEESPEERDKVEEVPSERDECQSSIPLDLSIKEFPLLNGNEKSSSECQSSMPPDLSIKEFPHLKGNGKSTMTMTEIGESSELAAKTQQAQVLSPTLMNMEFGTFKDTLVQAGSTSPGINNQAVASVSHPLDPRQCVTVIGRQEQKELSEGKGKMIEPYQLKDCGDFPPLKIQSWIVKMEQETGPKQQ, encoded by the exons ATGGAGGAGGATTTAGCCAGAAGTTTATGCAGTATCCTCAAAGGTGAAGAGGGTTCTGAATTCCAGGTTAAAGATGTTCAATACATCCATGCACAG CAGGTTAAGATCGTGAAGTGCACTGTGAAGAATATCTCAGTAGACATCTCTTTCAATCAATTGGCTGGGCTCCACACCCTGTGCTTTTTGGAGCAG GTCGACCAACTTGTTGGGAAAGACCATCTCTTTAAAAGAAGTATTCTCTTGATTAAAGCTTGGTGCTATTATGAAAGTCGAATTCTTGGTGCACACCATGGCTTGATTTCAACATATGCACTCGAAACAATGGTCTTGTATATCGTCAATTTCTTTTATGGATCAATATGTGGTCCTCTGGAG GTACTCTACAGATTCTTGGAATACTACAGCACATTTGATTGGCATAATTATTGTGTCAGTATAAACGGTCCAGTTTCCTTATCTACCATTACTGAAATAGAGT TTGAGACACCAGAAGATAATATGGATGGATTACTTCTTAGCAAGGAGTTTCTTAAAAACTGCAGAGACATATATTCAGTTCCAATAAGGGCGCAGGAGGCTCGAGGGCAAGAATTCTCTATTAAGCGGCTCAACATATTGGATCCTCTAAAATACAACAACAACCTAGGACGCTGTGTTAGTAAAG GCAATTTCCACCGCATAATTTGTGCTCTTTCCTATGGAGCTCAAAAGCTTGGTGAGATACTTATGCTGCCAGGAGAAAGCATAGGTGGAGCACTTGAGAAGTTTTTCATGACCACCTTGGAGAGGAATGGAAGTGGACAAAGACCAGATGTGCCAGTTCCTGTTCCAGCATTTGGTACTGGAAGAACTGAAATTTCTGACCTCGGTGGAGACTATGACAGTTACTATGGTGGTTTATGGTATGGGCAGTGGTACTATTATTATACCTTACCTGTCTATATACCTCCCAGTCCAATCCCTTCACAAATGTGGAACGAGAATGCAATGGATACACTGGCTCGGTCAGTTTGGGGTCATCAGAATGTAATTTATCATAGGGGGACAGATGTATTTGTCCCGACTCTGCCATTATATTATCCTAATGCTTCCCAAATATCTGCGGCGGCTGCTTATAGTATTGAAAGGACAGGGAGATCACGAGGAACAGGGACATACATACCAGACATG ACTCGTCATTTTTACAGAGATATGCATAATGAGATGACATCAGCTGCAGACTCATCATTTCCAGAATCCATGCAACATGCTTTGTTGCTAGAATCAGCGGAAGAATCACCTGAAGAATCCCCTGAAGAGAGGGACAAGGTTGAGGAGGTTCCCTCAGAAAGGGATGAGTGTCAAAGTAGTATTCCCCTTGATCTTTCAATCAAAGAATTCCCACTTCTTAATGGCAACGAAAAATCCTCAAGTGAATGTCAAAGTAGCATGCCTCCTGATCTTTCAATCAAAGAATTTCCACATCTTAAAGGCAATGGAAAATCCACCATGACAATGACAGAAATTGGTGAGTCCAGTGAGTTGGCTGCAAAGACTCAGCAGGCTCAAGTTTTGTCTCCCACCCTTATGAATATGGAATTTGGAACTTTCAAAGATACACTAGTACAAGCAGGATCAACTTCCCCAGGAATAAATAATCAGGCAGTTGCTTCTGTTTCACATCCTCTGGACCCTCGGCAATGTGTCACTGTAATTGGAAGGCAGGAGCAGAAAGAATTATCAGAGGGCAAAGGAAAAAT GATTGAACCCTATCAGCTGAAAGATTGTGGGGATTTCCCCCCTTTGAAGATTCAGAGTTGGATCGTAAAAATGGAACAAGAAACAGGACCAAAGCAACAGTGA